A genomic window from Quercus lobata isolate SW786 chromosome 10, ValleyOak3.0 Primary Assembly, whole genome shotgun sequence includes:
- the LOC115964983 gene encoding uncharacterized protein LOC115964983: protein MTENQSSVAFGPAVRSEDPAWAYGRAVPDARNNTQCLTKDVDTLFKLFDKVFQEVGHEYVVQFITDNDSSYKSTRKKLMQKYGTFYWSPYAAHCIEIMLENFSDSRYFPIIDETIQKAKKITKFIYNHGKILSLMRSDFTNGRDLIRPAITRFATEFLSLQCLTKFKKELREMFTCDQWVESRHARDVMGKEVATIVLEDKEFWLQCQQIVKISEPLVRVLHLVNGDEKPSMGYLYEAMDKAKENIKARLKNKISAYIPFTSVIDARWDKQLHSPLHAAGDFRMPMGIHQREKLSPVAWWEQFGNDIPELQKFAIRVLSQCCSATGCERAWSTFEFVHSKRRNRLEHKRLIDLVYVRYNLLLQERNIRRTKDFLDPISLDNIDLMEDWVVEESEFLLLTEEDVNWASIEKPLATMTLEDDNDDDDDVVVLDEEDGENDVMLTDANTYEYYGPDVDPFEGWE from the exons GCCTAACAAAGGATGTAGATACATTGTTTAAGTTGTTTGataaagtttttcaagaagtTGGGCATGAGTACGTTGTGCAGTTCATTACAGATAATGATTCTTCTTACAAGTCTACAAGAAAGAAGCTAATGCAGAAATATGGGACATTCTATTGGTCTCCTTATGCAGCCCATTGCATTGAGATAATGTTGGAAAATTTTTCTGATAGTAGATATTTTCCTATCATTGATGAAACCATTCAAAAGGCTAAAAAGATTACCAAATTCATATACAACCATGGCAAGATTTTATCTTTGATGAGAAGCGACTTCACTAATGGTAGGGATTTGATTCGTCCAGCCATCACAAGGTTTGCAACTGAGTTTTTAAGTCTTCAATGCTTAACTAAGTTCAAGAAAGAACTTAGGGAAATGTTTACTTGTGATCAATGGGTCGAATCTCGACATGCTAGAGATGTCATGGGAAAAGAGGTGGCTACAATTGTTTTGGAAGATAAAGAGTTTTGGTTACAATGTCAACAAATAGTGAAGATTAGTGAGCCTTTGGTTAGAGTACTACATCTTGTAAATGGGGATGAAAAACCATCAATGGGATACTTGTATGAGGCAATGGATAAAGCAAAGGAGAATATAAAAGCAAGGttgaagaataaaatttctGCATATATACCATTTACTAGTGTCATTGATGCTAGATGGGATAAACAACTCCATAGTCCATTGCATGCAGCAG GTGACTTTAGAATGCCTATGGGAATCCACCAACGTGAAAAACTAAGTCCAG ttgCTTGGTGGGAGCAATTTGGAAATGACATTCCAGAATTACAAAAGTTTGCAATTCGAGTGCTAAGTCAGTGTTGTAGTGCAACTGGTTGTGAAAGAGCTTGGAGCACATTTGAGTTTGTCCATTCCAAGAGGAGAAATAGGCTTGAGCATAAACGTTTGATTGACTTGGTGTACGTTCGTTATAATCTATTGTTACAAGAAAG GAATATTAGAAGGACAAAGGATTTCTTGGATCCTATAAGCCTTGATAATATTGATTTAATGGAGGATTGGGTAGTTGAGGAATCTGAATTTCTGTTACTAACTGAGGAAGATGTGAATTGGGCTAGCATTGAAAAACCATTAGCGACAATGACTTTGgaagatgataatgatgatgatgatgatgttgttgttcTTGATGAGGAAGATGGTGAAAATGATGTTATGTTGACAGATGCTAATACTTATGAATATTATGGTCCTGATGTAGATCCTTTTGAAGGATGGGAGTAG